A genome region from Drosophila simulans strain w501 chromosome 2R, Prin_Dsim_3.1, whole genome shotgun sequence includes the following:
- the LOC6733148 gene encoding probable protein phosphatase CG10417 isoform X1: MRNYTQILLILDTLIYRKQKFSDLIKYKTFKKGYKFYNMGAYLSHPKTDKTSSDQFNELLVVGASSMQGWRNSQEDAHNSILNFDKNTSFFAVYDGHGGAEVAQYCADKLPHFLKNLETYKNGQFEVALKEAFLGFDKTLLDPSIVGILKILAGEHNFVDAEADDYEDEDLAELQEESNLPLNEVLEKYKGLPQRPDLDLKSSDHRENFKMRSPYCRGRRAAALAAEATNKAVMDPSAKPDGSSTSAAAAAAALSADGLVNSRNLSNVVNPKAEAADNTTSSINDLSTKNAALKDDSINDQNEGSNGTGSKSTLVSSSNIKLFATGSNDMPELNQSSKNEFTNSSTSKEFERNINSSQEDEFTDDDADYEENDNVKSPDTSSAESSDCTENDDDGDEDGNEDSDDEETDEDQMANDNFCANMIEEPGKDSGCTAVVCLLQGRDLYVANAGDSRCVISRSGLAIEMSIDHKPEDDEEASRIIKAGGRVTLDGRVNGGLNLSRALGDHAYKTNVTLPAEEQMISALPDIKKLIITPEDEFMVLACDGIWNYMSSEEVVEFVRCRIKDNKKLSTICEELFDNCLAPNTMGDGTGCDNMTAVIVQFKKKLQELQSTIPPNQTEDKLLKTSENVSHSLNDHSAPKRCASQNADTDDEILEKNNSKRLKTDLEPENIKGGTPSPNSQNEDPDKKAIKEVTIIVSSS; the protein is encoded by the exons ATGAGAAATTATACCCAAATTTTGCTGATACTCGATACATTAATATATCGAAAACAGAAATTTTCCGATTTGATTAAATACAAAACGTTTAAG AAAGGTTACAAGTTCTACAATATGGGTGCCTATTTGTCCCATCCGAAAACGGATAAAACATCATCAGATCAGTTTAATGAATTGCTAGTCGTTGGAGCTAGCTCTATGCAGGGATGGCGGAACAGCCAAGAG GATGCacataattcaattttaaattttgacaaaaatacATCGTTTTTTGCTGTGTATGATGGTCACGGCGGAGCTGAGGTAGCGCAATATTGTGCTGACAAGTTACCACATTTTCTTAAAAACCTTGAAACCTACAAAAATGGACAGTTTGAAGTGGCACTCAAGGAAGCATTTTTGGGATTTGACAAAACGCTGCTTGATCCATCGATTGTCGGCATACTAAAAATATTGGCTGGAGAACATAACTTCGTAGATGCTGAAGCGGACGATTACGAAGACGAAGATTTAGCTGAATTGCAAGAGGAAAGCAATTTGCCACTAAATGAAGTTCTGGAAAAATACAAAGGTCTTCCGCAAAGACCAGATTTGGATCTTAAGAGTTCTGACCATagagaaaattttaaaatgcgcTCTCCATATTGTCGCGGGCGCCGAGCTGCAGCATTAGCTGCGGAAGCTACTAACAAAGCTGTAATGGACCCCTCTGCAAAGCCCGATGGTTCTTCCACTtccgcagcagctgctgcagcagctctaTCCGCCGATGGCTTAGTTAATTCCCGTAATCTGAGCAATGTTGTAAATCCTAAGGCTGAGGCTGCCGACAATACCACTAGCAGTATCAACGATTTATCCACCAAGAATGCTGCATTAAAAGATGATTCCATTAATGACCAAAATGAGGGTTCGAATGGAACCGGTTCTAAGAGTACGTTGGTTTCCTCTagtaatataaaattattcgCTACTGGTTCTAACGACATGCCCGAATTAAATCAGTCCTCGAAAAACGAGTTCACAAACTCATCTACCAGCAAAGAATTTGAAAGGAATATAAACAGCTCCCAAGAGGATGAGTTCACAGACGATGATGCGGACTATGAAGAAAATGATAATGTCAAGAGTCCTGATACTTCATCCGCAGAAAGCTCTGACTGCACTGAAAATGATGACGACGGTGACGAAGAt GGTAATGAGGATAGTGATGATGAAGAGACTGATGAAGATCAGATGGCTAATGacaatttttgtgcaaatatgATTGAGGAGCCTGGCAAAGATAGTGGATGTACTGCAGTTGTATGTTTGTTGCAAGGTCGGGACCTTTACGTGGCAAACGCAGGGGACTCGCGATGTGTTATATCACGCAGTGGACTAGCCATTGAAATGAGCATCGACCACAAGCCCGAAGATGACGAAGAAGCCTCGCGCATAATAAAGGCAGGTGGTCGGGTTACACTTGATGGACGCGTAAATGGAGGCCTTAATTTGTCTCGAGCCCTTGGGGACCACGCCTATAAAACGAACGTAACCCTACCAGCTGAGGAACAAATGATATCTGCCCTACCTGACATCAAGAAACTCATTATCACGCCAGAGGACGAGTTTATGGTACTGGCCTGTGATGGTATATGGAATTATATGTCCAGCGAGGAAGTCGTAGAATTTGTACGTTGCAGAATAAAAGATAACAAAAAATTGTCAACGATTTGTGAAGAG CTTTTTGATAACTGTTTAGCTCCGAATACAATGGGTGATGGGACTGGATGCGACAACATGACTGCTGTAATCGTCCAGTTTAAGAAAAAGCTGCAAGAGCTGCAGTCTACCATTCCTCCAAATCAAACTGAAGACAAGTTACTTAAGACATCTGAAAATGTTTCACATAGCTTAAATGATCACAGTGCGCCTAAGCGATGCGCATCACAAAATGCGGATACTGACGACGAAATTCTTGAAAAAAACAACTCTAAACGATTAAAAACTGATCTGGAACCAGAAAACATAAAAGGAGGAACCCCATCACCGAACAGTCAGAATGAAGATCCTGACAAGAAGGCCATTAAGGAAGTTACTATAATTGTTTCTTCATCCTAA
- the LOC6733147 gene encoding cytochrome c oxidase subunit 4 isoform 1, mitochondrial — translation MSLFPCMKLRKLFQMTRRRFASGGDGIWLMVADRQVVGHGINGRPIYFDSPDCPFPAIRYREVTPELCALCEKELDDWKKLSLDEKKQLYRYSFCQTYAEFQHFTPEWKLCLGVALWLVSIGIAISISMKTVLYGKLPDTFSEERQSAQLRRIIQLQMNPITGIASQWCYRENKWK, via the coding sequence ATGAGCTTATTTCCCTGCATGAAATTGAGGAAACTTTTCCAGATGACCAGGCGTCGGTTTGCCAGTGGAGGAGATGGTATTTGGCTTATGGTCGCCGATCGCCAGGTCGTTGGTCATGGCATCAATGGGCGACCCATATACTTCGATAGCCCGGACTGCCCTTTTCCGGCAATTCGATATCGGGAGGTTACCCCAGAGTTGTGTGCCCTATGTGAAAAGGAGTTGGACGACTGGAAGAAGCTGTCGCTGGATGAAAAGAAACAATTATACCGATATAGCTTCTGCCAAACCTATGCAGAATTCCAGCACTTTACACCCGAATGGAAGCTGTGTCTGGGCGTCGCTTTGTGGCTTGTGTCAATCGGTATCGCCATATCGATATCTATGAAGACCGTTCTCTATGGAAAACTGCCGGATACGTTTAGCGAAGAGCGCCAGTCGGCCCAATTGCGGCGCATCATCCAGCTGCAAATGAACCCAATTACTGGAATAGCGTCCCAATGGTGCTACCGAGAGAACAAGTGGAAGTAG
- the LOC6733148 gene encoding probable protein phosphatase CG10417 isoform X2, which translates to MGAYLSHPKTDKTSSDQFNELLVVGASSMQGWRNSQEDAHNSILNFDKNTSFFAVYDGHGGAEVAQYCADKLPHFLKNLETYKNGQFEVALKEAFLGFDKTLLDPSIVGILKILAGEHNFVDAEADDYEDEDLAELQEESNLPLNEVLEKYKGLPQRPDLDLKSSDHRENFKMRSPYCRGRRAAALAAEATNKAVMDPSAKPDGSSTSAAAAAAALSADGLVNSRNLSNVVNPKAEAADNTTSSINDLSTKNAALKDDSINDQNEGSNGTGSKSTLVSSSNIKLFATGSNDMPELNQSSKNEFTNSSTSKEFERNINSSQEDEFTDDDADYEENDNVKSPDTSSAESSDCTENDDDGDEDGNEDSDDEETDEDQMANDNFCANMIEEPGKDSGCTAVVCLLQGRDLYVANAGDSRCVISRSGLAIEMSIDHKPEDDEEASRIIKAGGRVTLDGRVNGGLNLSRALGDHAYKTNVTLPAEEQMISALPDIKKLIITPEDEFMVLACDGIWNYMSSEEVVEFVRCRIKDNKKLSTICEELFDNCLAPNTMGDGTGCDNMTAVIVQFKKKLQELQSTIPPNQTEDKLLKTSENVSHSLNDHSAPKRCASQNADTDDEILEKNNSKRLKTDLEPENIKGGTPSPNSQNEDPDKKAIKEVTIIVSSS; encoded by the exons ATGGGTGCCTATTTGTCCCATCCGAAAACGGATAAAACATCATCAGATCAGTTTAATGAATTGCTAGTCGTTGGAGCTAGCTCTATGCAGGGATGGCGGAACAGCCAAGAG GATGCacataattcaattttaaattttgacaaaaatacATCGTTTTTTGCTGTGTATGATGGTCACGGCGGAGCTGAGGTAGCGCAATATTGTGCTGACAAGTTACCACATTTTCTTAAAAACCTTGAAACCTACAAAAATGGACAGTTTGAAGTGGCACTCAAGGAAGCATTTTTGGGATTTGACAAAACGCTGCTTGATCCATCGATTGTCGGCATACTAAAAATATTGGCTGGAGAACATAACTTCGTAGATGCTGAAGCGGACGATTACGAAGACGAAGATTTAGCTGAATTGCAAGAGGAAAGCAATTTGCCACTAAATGAAGTTCTGGAAAAATACAAAGGTCTTCCGCAAAGACCAGATTTGGATCTTAAGAGTTCTGACCATagagaaaattttaaaatgcgcTCTCCATATTGTCGCGGGCGCCGAGCTGCAGCATTAGCTGCGGAAGCTACTAACAAAGCTGTAATGGACCCCTCTGCAAAGCCCGATGGTTCTTCCACTtccgcagcagctgctgcagcagctctaTCCGCCGATGGCTTAGTTAATTCCCGTAATCTGAGCAATGTTGTAAATCCTAAGGCTGAGGCTGCCGACAATACCACTAGCAGTATCAACGATTTATCCACCAAGAATGCTGCATTAAAAGATGATTCCATTAATGACCAAAATGAGGGTTCGAATGGAACCGGTTCTAAGAGTACGTTGGTTTCCTCTagtaatataaaattattcgCTACTGGTTCTAACGACATGCCCGAATTAAATCAGTCCTCGAAAAACGAGTTCACAAACTCATCTACCAGCAAAGAATTTGAAAGGAATATAAACAGCTCCCAAGAGGATGAGTTCACAGACGATGATGCGGACTATGAAGAAAATGATAATGTCAAGAGTCCTGATACTTCATCCGCAGAAAGCTCTGACTGCACTGAAAATGATGACGACGGTGACGAAGAt GGTAATGAGGATAGTGATGATGAAGAGACTGATGAAGATCAGATGGCTAATGacaatttttgtgcaaatatgATTGAGGAGCCTGGCAAAGATAGTGGATGTACTGCAGTTGTATGTTTGTTGCAAGGTCGGGACCTTTACGTGGCAAACGCAGGGGACTCGCGATGTGTTATATCACGCAGTGGACTAGCCATTGAAATGAGCATCGACCACAAGCCCGAAGATGACGAAGAAGCCTCGCGCATAATAAAGGCAGGTGGTCGGGTTACACTTGATGGACGCGTAAATGGAGGCCTTAATTTGTCTCGAGCCCTTGGGGACCACGCCTATAAAACGAACGTAACCCTACCAGCTGAGGAACAAATGATATCTGCCCTACCTGACATCAAGAAACTCATTATCACGCCAGAGGACGAGTTTATGGTACTGGCCTGTGATGGTATATGGAATTATATGTCCAGCGAGGAAGTCGTAGAATTTGTACGTTGCAGAATAAAAGATAACAAAAAATTGTCAACGATTTGTGAAGAG CTTTTTGATAACTGTTTAGCTCCGAATACAATGGGTGATGGGACTGGATGCGACAACATGACTGCTGTAATCGTCCAGTTTAAGAAAAAGCTGCAAGAGCTGCAGTCTACCATTCCTCCAAATCAAACTGAAGACAAGTTACTTAAGACATCTGAAAATGTTTCACATAGCTTAAATGATCACAGTGCGCCTAAGCGATGCGCATCACAAAATGCGGATACTGACGACGAAATTCTTGAAAAAAACAACTCTAAACGATTAAAAACTGATCTGGAACCAGAAAACATAAAAGGAGGAACCCCATCACCGAACAGTCAGAATGAAGATCCTGACAAGAAGGCCATTAAGGAAGTTACTATAATTGTTTCTTCATCCTAA
- the LOC6733146 gene encoding intraflagellar transport protein 20 homolog, translated as MEELQKVGVFIDEIYTVRVEHPNISSSKVMFKEECFNYIKAFSIFKKFVFDYCNISETFAKDVDKEKLRAIGTQNQLKTAFIQRQNKQQVYQYEIFEQTVELERLKGELQFLQRIETEQHEIINNFFVNQY; from the coding sequence atgGAAGAACTTCAAAAAGTTGGTGTGTTTATAGATGAAATTTACACGGTCCGAGTTGAGCATCCAAACATCTCCAGTAGCAAAGTAATGTTTAAGGAAGAATGCTTTAATTACATCAAAGCATTcagtatttttaaaaagtttgtgtttgattattgtaatatatctGAAACGTTTGCCAAAGATGTCGATAAGGAAAAACTGCGCGCTATTGGTActcaaaatcaattaaaaacggCATTTATTCAGCGCCAGAATAAGCAGCAAGTCTATCAATATGAGATATTTGAGCAAACAGTAGAACTTGAACGCTTAAAAGGCGAATTACAGTTTTTACAGCGAATTGAAACTGAGCAAcatgaaataataaacaatttctttgtcaatcaatattaa
- the LOC6733145 gene encoding INO80 complex subunit B, whose product MVKEGSKDAEYFSAESMSNSLTPKDLQYTTDGLASNSNIHEHPLRRTRNICTKKLAHDDTLPHTGAKKGKRRRNSDTSSEEDRWLTAIETGKLDVVDEELKKIKDPKLMTARQRAIYERTQDSEINGFIEELIALPSGYKEKEKPQTAEEIHKALLKSQKRKQQADERREKDKLKTMERLLKKQATNRDRISIRNKSLQQPSYPKITYISAVTGNYVLVPTGYEFPLKAQGSRTPPLSQVCFVSGCENRKKYNCSTTNVPLCSLTCYRKNLLKNKNQIRKTSTIT is encoded by the exons atggtGAAAGAAG GATCTAAGGATGCAGAGTACTTTTCTGCTGAGTCTATGTCAAATTCGTTGACACCTAAAGATCTTCAATACACTACGGATGGGCTTGCATCTAATTCAAATATTCATGAACATCCGCTCAGACGCACaagaaatatttgcacaaaaaaaTTGGCACATGATGACACTTTGCCTCACACGGGTGCTAAAAAAGGTAAAAGAAGACGCAACAGTGATACGTCCAGTGAAGAGGATCGATGGCTTACAGCCATAGAAACCGGGAAACTAGACGTTGTTGATGAGGAACTAAAAAAGATAAAAGACCCCAAACTTATGACAGCTCGTCAACGTGCTATTTATGAACGGACACAGGACTCTGAGATAAATGGATTTATAGAAGAGCTAATTGCTCTTCCAAGTGGTTataaagaaaaggaaaagccgCAGACTGCGGAGGAAATTCATAAAGCTCTGCTGAAATCTCAAAAACGAAAGCAACAAGCTGACGAACGGCGAGAAAAAGATAAATTAAAGACAATGGAGCGGTTGTTAAAAAAACAGGCAACCAACAGGGATCGAATTTCAATTCGCAATAAGTCTTTACAACAGCCCTCTTATCCAAAAATAACCTATATAAGTGCTGTAACTGGCAACTATGTATTAGTTCCCACAGGTTACGAATTTCCTTTAAAAGCTCAAGGCTCTCGTACACCCCCTCTTTCACAGGTGTGCTTTGTAAGCGGTTGTGAGAATCGCAAGAAATATAATTGTTCAACCACAAATGTTCCATTATGCAGTCTCACATGCTATCGTAAGaaccttttaaaaaataaaaaccaaataagaAAAACGTCTACGATTACgtag
- the LOC6733142 gene encoding BTB/POZ domain-containing adapter for CUL3-mediated RhoA degradation protein 3, whose product MSESMSSDHKSLLKGHSSQYLKLNVGGHLYYTTIGTLTKNNDTMLSAMFSGRMEVLTDSEGWILIDRCGNHFGIILNFLRDGTVPLPETNKEIAELLAEAKYYCITELAISCERALYAHQEPKPICRIPLITSQKEEQLLLSVSLKPAVILVVQRQNNKYSYTSTSDDNLLKNIELFDKLSLRFNERILFIKDVIGPSEICCWSFYGHGKKVAEVCCTSIVYATDRKHTKVEFPEARIYEETLQVLLYENRNAPDQELMQATSSARVGSASGTSINQYTSDEEEERTGLARLRSNKRNNPS is encoded by the exons ATGTCGGAATCAATGTCAAGTGATCacaaaagtttattaaaaggTCATTCCTCccaatatttaaaactaaatgtTGGTGGTCATTTATACTATACCACAATTGGAACACTGACAAAAAATAATGACACAATGCTGAGCGCAATGTTTAGTGGTAGAATGGAAGTACTGACTGATTCGGAAG GATGGATTTTAATTGATCGCTGTGGAAATCATTTTGGCATcattcttaattttttaagagATGGCACTGTCCCGTTACCCGAAACTAACAAGGAAATTGCAGAATTGCTTGCCGAAGCCAAATACTACTGCATTACCGAGTTAGCTATTTCTTGTGAACGGGCACTATATGCGCATCAGGAGCCAAAGCCAATTTGCCGCATTCCACTTATAACTTCACAAAAGGAAGAGCAGCTTTTATTAAGCGTTTCTTTAAAGCCGGCTGTTATTCTTGTGGTTCAGCGCCAGAATAACAAGTATTCGTACACAAGTACATCAGACGAcaacttattaaaaaatattgaactATTTGATAAGCTTTCGTTGCGCTTTAATGAACGAATTTTGTTCATTAAAGATGTAATTGGACCCAGTGAAATCTGCTGCTGGTCATTTTACGGACATGGAAAAAAAGTAGCTGAAGTCTGTTGCACTTCAATAGTTTATGCGACTGACAGAAAGCATACTAAAGTGGAATTTCCGGAAGCTCGTATTTACGAAGAAACGCTACAAGTCTTGCTTTATGAAAACCGCAATGCACCAGACCAAGAGCTCATGCAGGCAACGTCTTCGGCACGAGTAGGAAGTGCTAGTGGAACCAGCATTAATCAGTATACAAGCGATGAGGAAGAAGAACGCACTGGACTAGCGCGATTACGATCTAACAAGCGTAATAATCCGTCCTGA